The Thiosulfativibrio zosterae genome has a window encoding:
- a CDS encoding glycosyltransferase family 2 protein, with protein MAHKITAFVLTYNAEKYLKGCLESLMWADEVMIVDSFSADKTVEIAQSLGVRVLQNAWPGYGLQLQFALNNASHDWVFFTDQDEVVTLELAQNIRKLMESTPHYLAYRIKRQNALLGHWLKYGGSIEKNIRLVNRNQVSYCDSQHTYICEDVKRATLEGVVRHDMAPTLDFWWGKSFKLATIEAEVDYEKGARFSAWKTAGAFWKFIRRYIFKLGFLDGWAGLYMALQRSIYILVYQACLLELKRGVRQPKENPHTTKFR; from the coding sequence ATGGCTCACAAAATTACCGCTTTTGTTCTGACCTATAACGCAGAAAAATACCTTAAGGGCTGTCTAGAAAGTCTTATGTGGGCAGATGAGGTGATGATAGTGGATTCCTTTAGTGCCGATAAAACGGTTGAAATAGCCCAGTCTCTCGGAGTAAGAGTGCTACAAAATGCTTGGCCGGGGTATGGGCTGCAATTGCAATTTGCCTTGAATAACGCGTCGCATGATTGGGTGTTTTTCACCGATCAGGATGAAGTGGTCACGCTGGAGTTGGCGCAGAATATTCGCAAACTCATGGAGTCCACGCCGCACTATTTAGCCTATCGCATTAAGCGGCAAAATGCCTTGTTGGGTCATTGGTTGAAATATGGCGGCTCAATTGAAAAAAATATTCGTTTAGTGAATCGTAACCAAGTCAGTTATTGTGATTCGCAACACACCTATATTTGTGAAGATGTCAAGCGCGCCACTTTAGAGGGGGTTGTCAGGCATGACATGGCGCCGACCTTAGATTTTTGGTGGGGTAAAAGCTTTAAGCTGGCTACCATTGAAGCCGAAGTGGATTATGAAAAGGGCGCGCGTTTCAGTGCTTGGAAAACGGCGGGTGCCTTTTGGAAGTTTATTCGCCGCTACATTTTCAAATTGGGCTTTCTAGATGGTTGGGCAGGGCTTTATATGGCGTTGCAACGAAGCATCTACATATTAGTGTATCAAGCCTGTTTGCTTGAGTTAAAACGCGGTGTGCGCCAACCCAAAGAAAACCCACACACCACTAAGTTTCGCTAG